In a genomic window of Zingiber officinale cultivar Zhangliang chromosome 9B, Zo_v1.1, whole genome shotgun sequence:
- the LOC122024824 gene encoding stress-response A/B barrel domain-containing protein UP3-like, protein MACLKTFPNLHRPRLPFRSLSSSPRLFSSHHLRPSATLSFSSSSSPNTAAMSAVSTVEHVVLFKIRESTEQSKIDAMMSGLRSLVSLDVVSHLTAGPILRHRSSAASAAGFTHLLHSRYRSKEDLATYSAHPAHVAVVMELGLPISDDVMAVDWVVDLDGPVVPPPGSAMRLTLAKPKEGATAELMETLSKVKASSPAAVRQVSFGENFSPARAKGHGVGLLAFFSSLEELDAMDARQKDLVDSVKEKVRPLLESFIVLDFVLPPPDDASL, encoded by the coding sequence ATGGCGTGTCTGAAAACCTTCCCTAATCTTCACCGCCCTCGCTTACCCTTCAGATCCCTCAGCTCTTCCCCTCGGCTCTTTTCCTCACATCATCTCCGCCCCTCCGCCACgctatccttctcctcctcctcctcccccaaCACCGCTGCCATGTCTGCCGTCTCCACCGTCGAGCACGTGGTCCTCTTCAAGATCCGGGAGTCCACTGAACAGTCCAAGATCGATGCCATGATGTCCGGCCTGCGATCCTTGGTCTCCCTCGACGTCGTCAGCCACCTCACCGCCGGTCCTATCCTCCGCCACCGATCCTCCGCCGCCTCCGCCGCCGGGTTTACCCACTTGCTTCACAGCCGCTACCGATCCAAAGAAGACCTTGCCACCTACTCCGCCCACCCCGCCCACGTGGCTGTCGTCATGGAGCTCGGGCTCCCCATCTCCGATGACGTCATGGCTGTTGATTGGGTCGTCGATCTCGATGGTCCGGTGGTGCCACCGCCAGGGTCGGCGATGCGGCTCACCCTCGCGAAGCCGAAGGAAGGTGCCACTGCGGAGCTCATGGAGACCCTCTCCAAGGTCAAGGCCTCTTCACCGGCCGCGGTCAGGCAGGTGAGTTTCGGGGAAAATTTCTCGCCGGCGAGGGCCAAGGGGCACGGCGTGGGCCTTCTGGCGTTTTTTAGTAGCCTGGAAGAGCTCGATGCGATGGATGCGAGACAGAAGGATTTGGTTGATTCGGTTAAAGAGAAGGTCAGGCCACTTTTGGAGAGCTTCATTGTGCTTGATTTTGTTCTTCCGCCACCTGACGATGCTAGCCTTTGA